TTCTTGGCCACAGAACTCGGATGAGCAGGCAGGTAAGAATATTCTGGATCTAGGTTATGCGCTGACGAAAAAGGATGATGAAGCTCAGGCTGCTCAAGATAGTCAGGGAAGTTGGGTAGCTGACAATAGCAATGATACTATGTTTGATGGAGCTATTACTAGTGGGCTTATTCCATCACCGCAAACTGAAAAAGAATTTTGGGATGCTTGGGCTAAGGAATCTCCAGCAGCTACAGATATCAGATTAAAGAATATGGCAGATCAAGGTTACGACATAACGGAACTTAAAAAGAAAGTTATGGACTATCGCGCCGGAAGGGCTGCGGCAGCGATAAGTGCAGCACCGGCAAATACAGATTCTGTGAATCAGCAGAAAGATTCGTTACTTGCAGGTCGGGGTCTGACACCTGAGAAAGTTGCTTCATTCTTGAAAGGAATCAGTGATAATGTAGCGGGATTCTTGGATAAGATTACAAATGCTGGAGGTAATTCAAATGTTGTAACGTCGGATCCATATACAAAAACAAATCAAAGAGTGCCGTATCAATTCTTAGAAGAAGGTAACGGTTTCTATAACGTAGCTTCTCAAAGTACCTTTATGGAGCACAAATATGGTCAGAAAGAGCTCGTCGATACTCTAAAGAATACCATTAGCGCCTGGCAAAAATCTTATCCTAATGATCCTATCGGCCTGAACGATTTAGGTTATAAGACCGGCGGAGGTGATCCAAATGCAAATGGGATAGATATTGTAAATCACCATCATAAAGGAAATCAAGTGGATATCGCTTATCCTGTAACAGATGGCGGACGCGGATATAAATCTAGATTAGAGCCAAATTACGATCAGCCGAGATCACGGTATGATTTACAAAAAACTATCGATTTGATTAAGACTATTTCTGCTAATATGCCGGAAGGGTTAAGTGGATTTATCAAATTTAATGATCCAGCAGTTCGGGAATATTTTGATAAAAACAGTTTACCAAATTTAGAGATAAAATGGGATACAAATCCAAATAGAATTTTACATAGCAACCATTTACACTTGGAGCTAAATTTGTAGAAAGGGGGCGGAAATAAAATGAAAAAAGTAATACTCCCGCTAATGACCTTATTCTTTTTTTTACAATTTTCTTGCGAGAAAATACGTAGTAAGAATGAAAATGAGCCAGAAGTTATTTTGTATACGAAAGAGAATAAAATTAAAATGGCGAATGAGCTTATAAATAAACTTGTAGCTGCCCTAACAGACTCGTCCGATTTGTCGACGTTACAGGTTTTTTGTGACGAAAACAGCAGATTTAGTGGCAATATTGGGGATACTGATGCTACATTTAATGGCCGTTTTTTGGACGGTAAACTGAAGGCTTTAAATAAGAATATCTCAGTAAAAGAAGTCATTAGGTTAATCAATACTGGTCATCGAGAGAACGGAAAAAATGGTGATGGTGTTTGGTTTAGTTTATTTTCAGATGGATTTGAATATGGTTTAGGACTCGCGTTCAACGAAAAGCAGAGGAAGTGGGTAATTCGAAGCTTATTTAAAGATAAGCCGGAAAGGTAAATTTACGACTCGAAGTGCAAAAACGAAAAGGATTGAATCACAAAATTAAAATGCAAGCTCGCAACTTACAGACAAAATCTCCTTTCACACCCCGCGAAGGATCGACACGGGGTCACAAAAATCGCGGATGCGATTTTTTGACCGAAGTGGAGAGCCTGACCCGAAGAGAGAAAGCTGAAGGCACTGTAATGAAAAGTAGGTTGAGGGGCGCGGCCAAGAAAAACGGAATCAACGCAGCGGAGAACGTGTCCTTGTTAAGCGCAGCGAATACTGCATTATTGAATAGTAGAATGAGCTATGTAGACGGAATGGTAGGGAATCTATCGAGTCAGTTAACGTTTACGGATAGCGGACTTGGCCAGTTACTAAAAGCAAATGGAGATACGATCTATACAGGTAAGGCTGGAAAAGACGGAAACCAATACATAGCGGATATAGACGGAAATAAGAAGCGGGATGCGAACGGAAACGGGATCACGTTGCAGAGTTTTATCAACTCGACTTGCGGGCAAGGACTTGCAAACGCGGCCTGCTCATCGTATACGACGAAGGAATACACGAGCGTGGTAGCGAATGCAGATGGATCGATCACACTCACGAAGAATATGCATACGGGGACGTCATCACTGACCGGCGGGGACGCGGGGGACTCGAGCAATTATAAATACGATACAACACAAAGACAGTTTACGATTGCGGCTCCTGGAGTGGTTGCCTTGGATTCCCAGAATACGACAGTGAGAGTTGATGACCCTAACGGTTCGACCCGTAAAGGCGGAATTCTTGGACCTAGTGTAGGGCAGTCGGGCACTGGAATTAACATATTCGATTCATCGTCGGTGGGAAATCTGGTGAGTTCCGCCTTTACGAATCTACAAGACTATATGAGCGGGGCCAATTTACAAAAAATGGCGCAAGAAATGACAGGCGGACTCGGGTATATAGACAAACAAGACTCGATGCTGCTCTCGGCTGCACAAACAGACGCGCAGAACAAAGCGCAAACAGCGTCCTTAATCGCAGATTATGCGAAGAACGTATTACTAGGCGGAG
This Leptospira inadai serovar Lyme str. 10 DNA region includes the following protein-coding sequences:
- a CDS encoding TIGR04388 family protein — encoded protein: MGYNTDTHSFGPLGINGSFSTDFLTSVVQENVADAANREAALSKTYGDILVQMGEFTPEEIANLHTDPNGNEKIVAAFNEIKQNAIDSGNEGAFGQRLQDAINNLNQQNNTDIPVNDPLNDRSSWPQNSDEQAGKNILDLGYALTKKDDEAQAAQDSQGSWVADNSNDTMFDGAITSGLIPSPQTEKEFWDAWAKESPAATDIRLKNMADQGYDITELKKKVMDYRAGRAAAAISAAPANTDSVNQQKDSLLAGRGLTPEKVASFLKGISDNVAGFLDKITNAGGNSNVVTSDPYTKTNQRVPYQFLEEGNGFYNVASQSTFMEHKYGQKELVDTLKNTISAWQKSYPNDPIGLNDLGYKTGGGDPNANGIDIVNHHHKGNQVDIAYPVTDGGRGYKSRLEPNYDQPRSRYDLQKTIDLIKTISANMPEGLSGFIKFNDPAVREYFDKNSLPNLEIKWDTNPNRILHSNHLHLELNL